From the Pedobacter cryoconitis genome, one window contains:
- a CDS encoding DEAD/DEAH box helicase gives MEKYVIKHSRKLYHYQENDIAVLFEKLEQNRQHGRLLYQLPTGGGKTVIFSEIARRFILKYQKKVIVLTHRRELCRQTSAALKIAGIPNKVLNSAVKKISRKDGYQCYVAMVETLKNRVNDGLIDIDNVGLVIVDEAHHNSFHKLLGKFKNASIIGVTATPFSSDINLPMNKSYDELILGAPIESLIEQGFLAAPKTFRYDVELNTLKTGLNGDFTIKTSDELYTSPAMIELLLHAYQAHAKGKKTLIFNNGIFTSRKVLEVFSDHGYPIRHLDNMTSNEEREEILLWLKKTKGAILTSVSILTTGFDEPSIQAVILNRATTSLTLYHQMIGRGSRSLPKKKTFTIIDLGNNADRFGQWNAPVDWKHVFENPEIYHESLTAKTSYQAHQMPSDMRSKFPNSFEISFDVQSAHQKALANGLKPKIVIRDSIRQHALMCVDNSDCIPDALQLCMELDKEIDWRIRQYAKCLGKVTKNYTEWLHEDYQYKLKTLIEKLMRRRELMKLAV, from the coding sequence ATGGAAAAATATGTAATTAAGCACAGTAGGAAACTGTATCATTATCAGGAAAATGATATTGCTGTTTTGTTTGAAAAACTGGAACAAAACAGACAACATGGCCGGCTATTGTATCAATTACCTACCGGAGGTGGCAAGACTGTAATTTTTTCAGAAATAGCCCGCCGGTTTATTTTAAAATATCAAAAAAAAGTAATCGTTCTGACGCATCGCAGAGAATTGTGCAGGCAAACTTCAGCGGCTTTAAAAATAGCTGGTATCCCTAATAAAGTGTTAAACAGTGCAGTTAAAAAGATAAGCAGGAAAGATGGTTATCAATGTTATGTCGCTATGGTTGAAACATTAAAAAATCGGGTCAATGATGGCTTGATTGATATAGACAATGTTGGGTTAGTTATCGTTGATGAAGCTCATCATAATTCCTTTCATAAATTGCTGGGCAAGTTTAAGAATGCTTCTATAATTGGGGTAACTGCAACTCCCTTCAGCTCGGATATTAATTTACCTATGAATAAAAGTTATGATGAATTGATATTGGGTGCACCTATTGAATCTCTTATTGAGCAGGGATTTTTGGCTGCACCAAAGACTTTTAGATATGATGTAGAATTGAATACCTTAAAAACGGGGTTGAATGGAGATTTTACAATTAAGACTTCTGACGAGTTATATACTTCGCCAGCGATGATTGAGCTATTACTACACGCTTATCAGGCACATGCCAAAGGGAAAAAAACATTAATCTTTAACAATGGAATCTTTACTTCCAGAAAGGTTTTGGAGGTGTTTTCGGATCACGGTTATCCGATCAGGCACCTGGATAATATGACCAGCAATGAAGAGCGGGAAGAAATCCTGTTGTGGCTAAAAAAAACAAAGGGGGCCATTTTGACATCTGTTTCTATTTTAACTACTGGATTCGATGAGCCTTCCATACAGGCTGTAATCCTGAACAGGGCAACCACTTCTCTTACACTATACCACCAAATGATAGGGAGAGGTTCCAGAAGCCTCCCAAAGAAAAAGACTTTTACAATTATTGATTTAGGAAACAATGCCGATCGCTTTGGCCAATGGAATGCCCCGGTAGATTGGAAACATGTTTTTGAAAATCCTGAAATTTATCATGAAAGTTTGACGGCAAAAACCAGTTACCAGGCGCATCAGATGCCCTCAGATATGCGCTCTAAATTTCCCAATAGCTTTGAGATTTCTTTCGATGTTCAGTCAGCACATCAAAAGGCGCTGGCCAATGGACTAAAACCAAAAATAGTGATCCGCGATTCTATTCGGCAACATGCATTAATGTGCGTTGATAATAGTGATTGTATTCCGGATGCGCTGCAACTCTGTATGGAACTAGATAAAGAAATTGATTGGAGGATCAGGCAATATGCGAAATGCCTGGGCAAAGTAACTAAAAACTATACGGAATGGCTGCATGAAGATTACCAATATAAATTAAAAACACTTATAGAAAAATTGATGCGCCGAAGAGAACTAATGAAACTGGCGGTTTAA
- a CDS encoding alkaline phosphatase family protein — MRKILKTPFLLLTVFSLATAPAFAQINKVKHVVVIYMENHSFDNLYGQFPGADGLAQARQENIIQLNQADQPYHTLPPIPRGSAFPTNLPNTYFNIDQYIAADQVSPDVTHRFYQEQLQINGGKMNKYAHYNFTKGFAMGYYRTKDLPLYDLAKKYTLCDHFFHSVFGGSFLNHQWLIAAASPLFPNSPASITAQVDANGKLIKDGTVTPDGYAVNTINSINLYPAGGNPAFLVPTQTGPNIGDRLSDKGISWAWYSGGWDNAIAGKPDPSFTFHHQPFAYFTRYAKGTPGRKEHLKDETEFLDAAKKGTLPAVSFIKPIGLENEHPGESTITGGESHAVELINAVLNGPNGKDAVIILTYDENGGFWDHIAPPQIDKWGPGTRIPALIISPFAKKGYVDHTSYETVSILSFIEKRWDLKPLNNRDKQADPLSHAFDF, encoded by the coding sequence ATGAGAAAAATTCTCAAAACCCCATTTCTTTTACTGACTGTTTTCAGTCTGGCAACTGCACCGGCTTTTGCGCAAATAAATAAGGTGAAACACGTTGTGGTCATTTACATGGAAAACCACAGCTTTGATAATTTGTACGGGCAATTTCCCGGTGCAGATGGTCTGGCGCAGGCCAGACAGGAAAATATTATTCAGCTAAACCAGGCAGATCAACCTTATCACACCTTACCTCCGATTCCACGCGGCAGCGCTTTCCCGACAAACCTGCCCAATACTTATTTTAACATTGACCAGTATATAGCTGCTGATCAGGTGAGCCCGGATGTGACACACCGCTTTTACCAGGAACAATTGCAGATCAACGGAGGTAAAATGAATAAGTATGCACATTATAATTTCACCAAAGGCTTCGCCATGGGTTATTATCGCACAAAAGACCTGCCTTTATATGATCTTGCAAAAAAATATACGCTATGTGATCATTTCTTTCATAGCGTTTTCGGAGGCTCCTTTCTGAACCACCAATGGCTGATCGCTGCCGCCTCACCCCTGTTTCCTAATTCGCCTGCCAGTATCACAGCACAAGTAGATGCTAACGGCAAACTGATTAAAGATGGTACAGTAACACCAGACGGCTATGCTGTGAACACAATTAATTCGATCAACCTATACCCGGCCGGTGGAAATCCAGCTTTCCTTGTACCAACACAGACCGGACCTAATATTGGAGACAGGCTCTCGGACAAAGGCATTTCATGGGCATGGTACTCAGGCGGCTGGGACAATGCTATTGCCGGTAAACCTGATCCTTCTTTCACTTTTCATCACCAGCCTTTTGCTTATTTTACGCGTTATGCCAAAGGGACACCAGGCCGGAAGGAACATTTGAAAGATGAGACTGAATTTTTGGATGCTGCGAAAAAAGGAACATTACCTGCGGTTTCATTTATTAAACCTATTGGACTGGAGAACGAGCATCCCGGTGAATCGACTATTACCGGAGGAGAAAGCCATGCGGTGGAACTGATCAATGCAGTGTTGAACGGCCCTAATGGTAAAGATGCCGTCATCATTTTGACCTATGATGAAAATGGTGGTTTCTGGGATCATATAGCTCCTCCGCAAATTGATAAATGGGGACCTGGAACACGTATACCAGCCTTGATCATTTCACCTTTTGCAAAGAAAGGTTATGTAGACCATACGAGTTATGAAACTGTAAGTATCCTCTCTTTTATTGAAAAGAGATGGGACCTGAAGCCATTGAATAACCGTGATAAACAAGCTGATCCTTTGAGCCATGCGTTCGATTTCTAA
- a CDS encoding flavodoxin family protein yields MKALIINCTLKPSPEFSNTEGLIKKAAVQLKEKGAETEIIRIVDYNIKPGNVTDAGEGDEWQLILEKIRACDIFIIASPVWMGHLASTAQRIIERLDAIFHEDGFTDEKTGQYFTYNKVGGCLITGNEDGAHSCAAQLLWSMQELGFTIPPNVNAYWVGLAGGDKNYVEAGGERYFYTNYTLRYMIGNLTFFAKLLKANPIDTNLKELEEIAKEESDPE; encoded by the coding sequence ATGAAAGCATTAATTATTAACTGTACACTAAAACCATCGCCTGAATTCTCCAACACAGAAGGACTTATCAAAAAAGCAGCAGTTCAGCTCAAAGAAAAAGGTGCAGAAACAGAAATTATACGGATTGTTGATTATAACATTAAACCAGGAAATGTGACCGACGCAGGGGAAGGAGACGAATGGCAATTGATACTTGAAAAGATCAGAGCTTGTGATATTTTTATTATTGCATCACCCGTATGGATGGGGCATCTGGCTTCCACAGCACAACGTATCATTGAGCGTCTGGATGCTATATTTCACGAAGATGGGTTTACTGACGAGAAGACCGGACAATATTTTACTTATAATAAGGTTGGCGGATGTCTGATCACTGGTAACGAAGATGGGGCACATTCCTGTGCTGCTCAGTTACTTTGGTCGATGCAGGAGCTTGGGTTTACCATTCCGCCTAATGTAAATGCTTATTGGGTTGGTTTAGCCGGAGGTGACAAAAATTATGTAGAAGCGGGGGGAGAAAGATATTTTTACACCAATTATACTCTGCGTTATATGATTGGTAATCTTACTTTTTTTGCGAAACTTTTAAAAGCAAATCCTATAGATACTAATCTTAAAGAACTGGAAGAAATAGCTAAAGAAGAAAGCGACCCTGAATAA
- a CDS encoding cytochrome-c peroxidase, whose translation MRSISKLVTLGLSVLLVVPLLSLRQEDARTEQIKQQLICQTDSLSGAIQLLQTTKLDISQSQILQQRFRKVRLAYKRLEWATEYFAPLIARQVNGPPVPETELSGLVIQPKGLQVIEQIIFPHFSPDKKQELEDLLSQLAVNATEFREYFRHADLQNWQIFDAAKLEVFRIETLGLNDFDDPLSKRCFTESATALQSLQEVTGRYGEVTGFNPAITDLQHPVAFDLFDRADFIIRYANPLTRSLKSLKAGIKMPDVRYNRLLNQDAATLFDANAFNRNAYTAESGDSVTTEKIVLGKKLFFDPILSGNSKRSCASCHNPKLAFTDGLVKNLDVTGKKMIQRNTPTLINAALQPAQFYDMRAPSLEDQVMAVVQNREEMHGDMKIAINKLWSDSSYRKLFSLTYPQQGRIRIDTSEVMNALAGYIRNLTALNSRFDAYMQGNKHALKNAEIVGFNLFMGKARCGTCHYLPLFNGVQPPRYMQMEAEVLGVPQKRGGKRIDPDLGLYTIQSGDFNKHAFKTTTVRNSARTAPYMHNGVFRTMEEVIDFYNKGGGIGAGIKVPNQTLDSAPLHLNQKEKTNLIAFIKSLNSI comes from the coding sequence ATGCGTTCGATTTCTAAACTTGTTACTCTGGGCCTTTCTGTACTGTTAGTCGTGCCTCTTCTTTCGCTCCGGCAAGAGGATGCACGTACAGAGCAGATTAAACAACAATTAATTTGCCAGACAGATAGTTTATCAGGTGCAATTCAATTGCTGCAAACGACCAAACTGGATATTAGCCAAAGTCAGATTTTACAACAACGTTTCCGTAAGGTGCGGCTAGCCTATAAGCGGCTGGAGTGGGCCACAGAATATTTTGCGCCACTTATCGCAAGGCAAGTAAATGGCCCGCCTGTACCAGAAACTGAACTCAGCGGGCTGGTTATCCAGCCCAAAGGGTTACAAGTCATTGAGCAGATTATTTTTCCGCATTTTTCCCCGGATAAAAAACAGGAACTGGAAGATTTATTAAGTCAGCTGGCAGTCAATGCAACAGAATTCCGGGAGTATTTTCGACACGCAGACTTGCAGAACTGGCAGATTTTTGACGCAGCAAAGCTGGAAGTTTTTCGCATAGAAACACTTGGGCTCAATGATTTCGATGACCCATTGTCAAAAAGATGTTTTACCGAGTCGGCCACAGCATTACAAAGTTTACAGGAAGTTACTGGTCGCTATGGTGAGGTGACCGGATTTAATCCGGCTATTACTGATCTGCAACACCCGGTGGCTTTTGATCTTTTTGATCGTGCCGATTTTATTATCCGTTATGCGAACCCGCTGACCCGATCGCTCAAAAGCTTAAAGGCCGGGATAAAAATGCCGGATGTGCGCTATAACCGCCTGCTCAATCAGGATGCAGCAACTCTTTTTGATGCTAACGCTTTTAACCGCAATGCCTACACGGCTGAATCAGGGGATTCTGTAACCACAGAGAAGATCGTTTTAGGGAAAAAACTGTTCTTTGATCCTATACTTTCAGGTAATAGCAAACGCAGCTGTGCTTCCTGCCATAACCCTAAACTGGCTTTTACCGATGGGCTCGTGAAAAATCTGGATGTAACTGGTAAAAAGATGATCCAGCGTAATACGCCAACATTGATCAATGCGGCCTTACAACCTGCACAGTTTTATGACATGCGGGCACCTTCTCTTGAAGACCAGGTTATGGCTGTAGTACAAAATCGTGAGGAAATGCACGGTGATATGAAGATTGCCATCAATAAACTCTGGTCAGACAGCAGCTATCGCAAGCTGTTTAGCCTTACTTACCCGCAACAGGGGCGTATAAGAATTGACACGTCTGAAGTCATGAATGCACTGGCAGGTTATATACGTAATCTAACTGCATTGAACAGCCGCTTTGACGCTTATATGCAAGGGAATAAACACGCTTTGAAAAATGCAGAAATAGTTGGTTTCAACTTATTTATGGGCAAAGCACGTTGTGGAACCTGTCATTACTTACCGCTTTTTAACGGTGTGCAACCACCTCGCTATATGCAGATGGAAGCTGAAGTACTCGGGGTACCGCAAAAAAGAGGAGGCAAACGCATAGACCCGGACCTGGGTTTATACACTATTCAATCCGGGGATTTTAACAAACATGCTTTCAAAACAACAACTGTCCGCAATAGTGCACGGACTGCACCTTACATGCACAATGGCGTATTCCGTACAATGGAAGAAGTCATCGATTTTTATAACAAAGGTGGCGGCATAGGTGCAGGCATCAAAGTGCCAAACCAGACGCTGGACTCAGCACCGCTGCATCTGAACCAAAAAGAGAAAACTAACCTTATCGCTTTTATAAAGAGTCTGAACAGTATTTAA